Proteins co-encoded in one Periophthalmus magnuspinnatus isolate fPerMag1 chromosome 20, fPerMag1.2.pri, whole genome shotgun sequence genomic window:
- the rnf32 gene encoding RING finger protein 32 isoform X2, whose product MAARKRVVPMSTRLALTSAALQDHITKKLLLPGFSLSGAGPTWKHKTKSSTKIKNDQNANDEDLGQEREYVLNDTQTPLTLAERMGLVGGPVECLTEEQWSLVKVRSVQQGESINPCAICKEDFHLKPQVLLSCSHVFHRACVQAFEKFSRQKCCPVCRRHQYETRVIHDAANLFRHQCATKIQAWWRGYTIRKWYINVMKTRCPQEKLLRRRFFEEKA is encoded by the exons ATGGCAGCTCGAAAG AGGGTTGTGCCTATGTCCACCAGGCTGGCACTAACTTCAGCTGCTCTTCAGGACCACATCACCAAAAAGTTGCTATTGCCAGGTTTTTCATTATCTGGTGCTGGTCCTACatggaaacacaaaacaaaatcatcCACAAAGATAAAGAATGATCAAAATGCTAATGATGAGGATTTGGGCCAAGAGAGAGAATATGTACTTAATGATACTCAAACTCCACTGACATTAG CTGAGAGGATGGGTTTAGTGGGTGGCCCAGTTGAATGTCTGACCGAAGAGCAGTGGTCACTTGTAAAAGTTCGATCTGTCCAACAGGGAGAATCAATTAACCCATGTGCAATATGTAAGGAAGACTTTCATCTCAAGCCACAG GTTTTGCTGTCTTGCTCGCACGTCTTCCACAGAGCTTGTGTCCAGGCTTTCGAAAAGTTTTCAAGACAAAAGTGTTGCCCAGTTTGCAGAAGACATCAGTATGAGACACGCGTGATCCACGATGCAGCAAATCTTTTTCGACACCAATGTGCCACCAA GATTCAAGCATGGTGGCGAGGATATACGATTAGAAAATGGTacataaatgtaatgaaaacCAGATGTCCACAAGAGAAGCTACTCCGACGAAGATTTTTTGAGGAAAAG GCGTAG
- the rnf32 gene encoding RING finger protein 32 isoform X1, which yields MAARKRVVPMSTRLALTSAALQDHITKKLLLPGFSLSGAGPTWKHKTKSSTKIKNDQNANDEDLGQEREYVLNDTQTPLTLAERMGLVGGPVECLTEEQWSLVKVRSVQQGESINPCAICKEDFHLKPQVLLSCSHVFHRACVQAFEKFSRQKCCPVCRRHQYETRVIHDAANLFRHQCATKIQAWWRGYTIRKWYINVMKTRCPQEKLLRRRFFEEKVRY from the exons ATGGCAGCTCGAAAG AGGGTTGTGCCTATGTCCACCAGGCTGGCACTAACTTCAGCTGCTCTTCAGGACCACATCACCAAAAAGTTGCTATTGCCAGGTTTTTCATTATCTGGTGCTGGTCCTACatggaaacacaaaacaaaatcatcCACAAAGATAAAGAATGATCAAAATGCTAATGATGAGGATTTGGGCCAAGAGAGAGAATATGTACTTAATGATACTCAAACTCCACTGACATTAG CTGAGAGGATGGGTTTAGTGGGTGGCCCAGTTGAATGTCTGACCGAAGAGCAGTGGTCACTTGTAAAAGTTCGATCTGTCCAACAGGGAGAATCAATTAACCCATGTGCAATATGTAAGGAAGACTTTCATCTCAAGCCACAG GTTTTGCTGTCTTGCTCGCACGTCTTCCACAGAGCTTGTGTCCAGGCTTTCGAAAAGTTTTCAAGACAAAAGTGTTGCCCAGTTTGCAGAAGACATCAGTATGAGACACGCGTGATCCACGATGCAGCAAATCTTTTTCGACACCAATGTGCCACCAA GATTCAAGCATGGTGGCGAGGATATACGATTAGAAAATGGTacataaatgtaatgaaaacCAGATGTCCACAAGAGAAGCTACTCCGACGAAGATTTTTTGAGGAAAAGGTGAGATATTAG